DNA sequence from the bacterium genome:
GAGAGAAACAAATAATTAAAAAATTAAAAGAATATTTTAAAAATGTTCCTCTTATCACAATCACACAGGAAAAAATTGAGCGGTATTTATCTCTACAAAACTTATCATCGGGAAGTTATAATAGAGAGTTAGCTGTTATAAGGTTTATGTTTAAAAAAGCGGTTGAGTGGAATTATCTGGTTATTAATCCTGTTTTAAATATAAAAAGATTAAGACAACAACAAAAACCTGTTAGATATTTAACAGATGAAGAAATAAATAAAATTTTAAGTGTATGTAATGAAGAAGAAAGAGACATTTTTATTTTCTTTTTAAATACAGGTTTAAGGTTGTCTGAATTTTATAATCTTAAATGGTCTGATATATCACTTGAAAAAGATTTAATTACAATTCAAAAAACAAAGTCATATAAAGTTAGATATATCCCTATTTCAAAAGAGTTAAAAGAAATTTTATTAAAATGGAAAAAACAGAATAGAGAAAAAATTTGTCTTTATTCAAAAGAACATATAAATAAAAAAATAAGAATAATTTCACGGAAAGCAGGCGTAAGTGGAGTTTCAACACATATTTTAAGACATACATTTGCAAGCAGGTTAGTTATGAAGGGTGTTCCTATAAGAGTAGTTCAAGAATTGCTTGGACATA
Encoded proteins:
- a CDS encoding site-specific integrase, which gives rise to EKQIIKKLKEYFKNVPLITITQEKIERYLSLQNLSSGSYNRELAVIRFMFKKAVEWNYLVINPVLNIKRLRQQQKPVRYLTDEEINKILSVCNEEERDIFIFFLNTGLRLSEFYNLKWSDISLEKDLITIQKTKSYKVRYIPISKELKEILLKWKKQNREKICLYSKEHINKKIRIISRKAGVSGVSTHILRHTFASRLVMKGVPIRVVQELLGHSDIRMTMIYSHLAPDYLEQVKKVLNS